GACGGAGAATCTAAGAGTTCTTTAATGGGAACGTTGACTTCACCGATGTCTTTGTCACCCAAAGCCCTCTCGCATACTAGCATGAAATCAAGCGTGAGGCGGTTTTGCTGCAGAGCCGCCTCGTCCACAGTGAACTTCATCGGGAAATTCCACGTGGGATTATTGTCGCCGTCGTGATCCACAGACGATTTGGTCTTCTGCGTAGAGTTCTTATCACCACCGGAGATAGAAACAACAACGTAAACATCCATCTTGGTGATAAGGTTGACCTTGTTGAGGTCCTTAGCATACTGAAGCTCGATTTCCAGAGTTCTAGACTCcattttttaaaactaaaatcCAAGAAAAAAGAACCAAAAGATCTATTCTTCTGCAGAAATAGTATCTCTAATTAAACGTAGAGAAAGGTGTATCGAAGATTCCAATAAGATGAACGAGGCCGACACGCAAAGTCTCTCCGGGTTTTATCATGGGTTGGTGAGCACTTGAGGCCACGCGCTTTTTCATTCCAGTTTTTGAACTTCGAAAATTCTCCAAGCCCATGTAATTTCcggataaaaatttgtgtgagttgatctcacaagtcgtattttgtgagacgagtattttatttggatcatccatgaaaaagtattattttttatgctaaatatattattttttattgtgaatatcggtaaagttgactcgtttcacagataaagattcgttagaccgtctcacaaattcCGGTTCAAAATTTTTACTTAtagttaaattatatataacaaataagtatatatatataattacaaaaaaataaGTCAGATAACTCTACTAttagtaaaaaaattatatatatataattataattatatatgtataattataattgatattttgattttacgtatgttgtttatattttaaatttttttattatttatatacacatttaagatatttaaaatttaaaatacattatttgatatattatattattattttacataatataatattagtTGAACCACTATTTTAACTAGATCGATTCGATCACAAATTCgattataaaaatattgatttaaaataaataacacaaaaaCCGATATACAATTTATGTTTGTATATACGAATTGCAGAGCAATTTACCGTATTATTAACTTAAGTTAGTATACTAATCTTCgttaaattattataaatgGTTTAATATGTATATCGTGTGATTAGAAACAAATAAATtttacttttaatttaaatttattagaagtcattttttaattatttttatttcatttaatattattaaattcaattaataacaaaattatattttcaatattctattaatttatttatttaaaataatatttatttaaatttatattacgAAAAATAAGTATAAACTctttatgttaaaatattataattattatataatataaatatacgtaaataaataaattatatgatcaaatataataatttttaaaaacattaaaaaatacatactgaaataatattattttatttatatataataatattaaaattaaatattgataaaattacaaactcaaataaataaatcatttatacacctaaaatatattttaatacattGACAATCGcatgacaaaataaattttgtcaccggatgtttgttTTTGGAAGGTCGAAAGATATTatgtgtgtaatataatatacgAATATTATGTATTgcattattttgtttttcagtTTTTGATTTAGttatgatatttattattttaaatataacatgAGATTTGATaatatgataaaatataaaaatttaagcaTACTCATAGGACTAGAGCTAAATTTAGATTGTTCTTAAAACTTAAAAGAGAATATTTGGGTAGTTTTCCCATATACATCTCATATAGAGTTCTGTCACTACTTTTGTATGGATATGGTTCAAGAATATTTCTACAGTTTCAAGTGCAAATGTCCAAAGGGATGACGAAATTCAATAAATCTTATCATAGATCGAATTATGTCATCATTGTTCGATTATGACGTTCTAACACACTATTCAAATGTGGTGTGATAGTGGGGTCCactatgagagaatctcattcaataataaattattattcacATTAATCAGATCAAAGTGTTTTAATGCTCTTTCCTAACTATTTATAAATTTCAACTCTAAattctttgaattttttaaaggGATCaaacttgtatttcattaaataaacataCACATATCTCGAGAAGTCGTCAGCAAAGGATAATAAAGTAAGATTGCTCATATCTCATGATAAtacttagcgggccacacacatctgtatggatcaaatccaatagatcATGTGTACGCTCTGCTTTTCCAAAGAAATATGCTTTGGTCATCTTTTCTTTCAAACATAACTCACATCTTTGCTTTGTGTTTCTTGGAAGGAGTAGAGCTTTTCTTTCCTTTCCTTTGTGGGCCTTTCTTTGTTCCACACGAGGAGTCCACTAGGAAAACATGTTTTTCCTTCTTGATGATGGCTTCATATGAAGTAAGAAtattgaccaactcttcaaAGGTAGTCTCcagcttgttcatattgaacTTGACCACAAACCCATAAAACGATGGCATAAGTGACAGCAGTAGAATATCCGTGGACAATTCGCTTGGAAAAACAAGGTCCAAGCCCACTAGCTTCTCGATGAGCATCCTCACACCCAGCTTATGGAATGAGGCCCCTTCTTGCAGACATGATGTCATAAGCTTCTTGACAGTAACATGCCTGAATGGACGTGTTCGTTCACCATACAACTCTTGTAAGTGACCATAAATGTCAGCAACATTTACGGCTTCCTCAAACTTTTGACATTAAAGCCAATATATAGTTCTTAGCTTGCAAATTATGGTCAGACcacttttaatatatttattcgcATAAATAATTGATTCACTTTCGACTTTAAGGTAGATTGTTATCGTATTGAGGTAACGTTTAGTAGGCTTGTTAAATGATGTCCGGTTGAAATTTACCCACCTAAGTTAAAATTTTCGGCCCATTATCATCAACAAATTCTTTCTTAATtttcatttcttcttcttttctttttcttcttttagtGGTCGATTTAGCATTAATATTTCACTCTAGATTTGTATAAATAAGTTTTACAAAAGTAATTTTTCGATAATGTTCCGTCATTTCTCATGCCACAAATGTTATCCGAGTGTAATTATTTGCGCAACTTAtattttttagagaagaagacaAGCTAACATGTATAtgtgttaaaaaaattaagcaatattttctcATTAATTAGATGGATCAAAGACCATGCAACGATCAATATGCAGTCATATGTATTTGCGAATATGAATTCAGACTTAATCAGAAACAATCAAGAACTCATAGACAAAAAGATTATGGGGTTTAGTCGTAAGACCTACATCCATGGGAGAACAACTACTTTTTCTTTTAGGAGAAGAACATCTTTGCCTATATTGATCCAGAGattataagaaataattatttacacATAATCGATATACTCTAGAAACTCTCAACTGCAATTTTTTCTTGTATTTCTCATATCTCTCACTCTGTTTCTTCTCACTCTTTCTCTAGTGATTTTTTATTCTAACTGTGATGAAAATTGTGAGCTTTTCCTCTCTATCTTAATGCCTTGATACTCTCACTTGTGTATCCAGTAGCAGGTTATTTCCCTCTTTATCCACATGGCATCATGTTCCTTGGTCCACCGACCAGATGTAACTTCCATCGACTTATTTATCAAGTCAGTTGTTTCTTCTACTCATGTAACCCCACCAATTTGCTATGTCCAGGATTCTTTCCTTGCTTTGGGAGACACTCACTAACAATCTCCATCTTGTCTTACAAAGATAGGCTGTTCTCCAATCCTCCATTCGAGCTACTCTGACTCCACTACACTAACTAAGTCCAAGCAATGCTTAAGATTAGTTTGAGATAGTGCCTTTTTAATCATATCTGTAGGATTCTCGTGTTGAGATTTTCTCCATGTTAATATGTCATTTTGATGTAATATCTCTCAAAATACAACTTAATATCAATGTATTTTGATAGGATCGGTGGAAGTATTTAGAAGAAAAGTTGAGTAAACACTCACAACAAATTTCttaacttcaaaataattcaGTCTGGTTAGAAACTGAACTTGATATTCTCGATGTCAATGTCAGTTGGCTAACAAAAATACGTACAAAAAGAAGTCAAACTGACTTATTAAAACAATTGAAAAATGGCTTGGCTAGGTAAACTAAGTAATAAATAGGCACAAGTTTATTTCTAGATGTTCAGAGAACTCAAGATAGGACTCGTTTTCAAGAGAGTTAAtctctgacatgtcaaacatcttctttcttgttttgtttttctTGGAATGAACGGAACGTCTATTTTCCTTCTCTTTTGGGCCTTTCTTCCTCCCAGATGAAGAACACACTAGGAAAACatgttttttttcccttttaatGGTGGTTTCATAGCTAATAAGCATACTGACCAGCTCTTCAAGGCTGTCTTCTGGCTTATTCATATAgaagttcaccacaaacccATCAAACGACGACGGTACTGATAGAAGCAGAATGTCCATGGACACTTCATTTGGAATAACAAGGTCCAAGCCCACTATTTTCTCAAACCTCATTTGTAACTCGTTTGACATAGAAGTTAATATATAGCTCTTAGCTTGCAAATAATGGTCACATCATTTCTCAAGCTTAGACAATTTCTCAGCAAAGGCATTGGCAGCAACCGTTTTCAGACACGCTTTTTGTGAGCACGTATGCTATTttcacataatttaaaataatttttaaattcctTAGCCAATCTAGGTAGGTTGGTCCGATTAGCTTATTGTGATCAAGTGTTACAGATTGAAGATTTCACTGACGACCtcgtaaatatactgaaatggaaacagaataaacattactacaatttaaaatattttgtaagacataaAATATGGATTATTGTTTTTATAAATTTCATCCCACTATTTTGAGATTTTCACCATCATTTGATAAAAACGTGAAATCAAATATTCTTAATGAGTATGAAAGGCCCAATTTCTAAATTATAATCCTGAATAATATCAGTCGACCATAATTTCCAAAAGTTGTAATCCAATTGCAACCCCTTGCCACCATTACATATTTTTGCCTTACGTTTGATGAGTGCCCAACAATATGATCTCTTTTCTCTTCACGTGTCGAGCCCAACTCATCAATGTTGAATCTTAATAGATGTAGCCATGAGATCCTTCAATAATATGAgtcgaagtcatgggagtttcaCGTAGTATCACATCAAATATATCAGTCGAAGTCACTGCTTTTTGGCGTCCAGGCCTCTCCGATAATATGAGCCAAACACTGTCCACGAATAACGGTCATCATACAACCATCGTTGATGAAAGACAATGAAATATTAAACTTTTTtctaattttctttttattgagattgatttaaattttggatcttaTCCAAAACGAGGGATTTCATATTAAtaatttgtctcatcattaattttaaaatctctTGTCATGTTTCTTTGTATGTTTAGCGAATTCATATATCttcttgttattatattaataataacacatATACTGATTATTCATAACATAAGACAtgcattataataataaatgatTATCGATAATCGAGAGTTAATTGATCTATATGAGCTATATATGGATCCATGTCCAAAACATATGTAAATGCAGTGATGCAATATTaaataagcttccaatattttacatattttcgATTTTCAAAACTCTTGAGAATATTGGCCTACcatcctcaaatcttgatctcccactaaatttaatatttacattaaatttaTATGGCACATTGAGGTACAAATAGAGGGTGAGGACAAGTAATAAACCATAtgcactttaaatatttatcaaataattaaaacaaaacatgtaaaatatcaTAACGTACATATAACaaattggtcaaggctctcgatcatcctttgaccatataatatcaaatattatattaattcataaaatcacatattatcaacaaataatgtattttgtaaatttattgCTAACcgtcataataaattaataagttAAATCAACATATTTTTGTAACTTCAATTAAttcataataattaaatttattgtaaaatatattttataataaataattaaaattcaattctaaatatttattttataaaaaaaattccataattttaacaaaatttcttttcaaggacgaatttgattaaattttcataaaatataaatttgatccaaaattttgaaaaattcaaaaatcacTCCTAGCCCAAATAATTCGAGCCCGAAAAGGGCAGGACTACCCGAGACACTCTAGAGAACCTTGCTCGTTTGCCTTTCCGCTACCCTAATATTTCGGGCAGATGCCCTTCTGCACAGGAAGCGCTGCCCTGCACAgatcttaaaaaaaaactatttaaaaGGTTTTTGGGTAGTCGCCGTATGAAGTACCATTTTCTTATGcgattagaaataaattattcaacacGATTTAAATAACAAATCATACGATAGAGAAAAAATTGTCTCTGATACTACTGTTGAAGTATCGTTTTCTTGCaccaacggaagttaaaaaattttgtttgaCGTTCATGACGTTCCTTGGACCATatgatttaaaacatttaaatcatttacctTTGCATACAGTACAGTTCCATCAACTCATATTTCCCAATCGAATCTACTACCATTAGtatatcaagaattgcaaatgaATTCAAAAAACGATGTGATGTATATTTGATTAATAACAGTGACATGAtagcaactaggaaaacacctttccctgAAGGATGTGTCTTGCTCTGGCCGAAGActtcttgcactattaactcatcagatcacataaaatattttcattcatTGGCATAACGGTGAATCCTTGACTGCAATGCATTGACTTTGAAACTACACTCCACTTCGCCAGTTGATGACCCTTAATGAAATCGGTAaataagtcaaagtgcaatgctagtaGCAGAGCCTCCAAGTCGTCCCGGGTCAAATGACCAATGATATTCAACTATAACCGCAAACTTTTCCGCTCGATAAGTGTTAATCTTTTAGAAAGTCCgagagagggttgttcagtCAAATGATCACTCATTTGTATGAACCGACATATCCATGTCATTATCAATGAAATATGATGTTTACATTACATATGatagtctcaaactcaagcaatatttatccttattttaggtggCTGATTCGACTAAAAACCtctttagaatatacagtgcacttcctaatgagtttcatgatattacgttgtgagacagatctcatgatacctattgtatattcaagagctTTATCTATCCAGCTTACATGAGTATACATATAAAATAATGATCATAATTGAATataatcgtaaaatattattaaaataaatattatttttcataagaGTCAATAAACTCAAGTCACAAGTTGACTCgctggacacctactctaacagtaaCTTCCATTGACTTACTTAACAAGTCAGTTGTTTATTCCACCCGTATAATCCACCAATTTGCTACGTCCAGGAGTCTTTCCTTGCTTTGCGAAACTCTCACCAACAGTATGGATGCATGTTTTTGTTCACAACATGTAATATGTTACTGTTTCCATGGTCTCTTCGGTGATTGAGGTTTTATTCCACTATCAACCTCATGGCATCCATGTTGCCATATAATATTTTACGGTTTTATTCCATTATGACCattattttatctgtatactcgtagcaaattaaaaaaaaatgaacatgatTATAACCAAGTTCAATTATATGAATTTGATTATAACCAAGTTCATATAATTCCCATGGTCTCTTCGGTGATTGAGGTTCACAGGCAAAGAAGAAAGATTTCCCATGTTGGTCTTACACTCGGACATAGAATATTTTTTCTTGATTCTCTTCAAATAGGTGTTTGATAGTGGCATAGGCAAATTCTGTGGTAGTAGAAAGACTTCAAATGCACGTCCACCTAACAAATTGTGTGGTTGAAGTTGTCCAACTTTCGATtagatattaattaaatgttctCATGTTCACATGTACATATCTCTCAGTCCCttgacaaaaaaattaatttgtaccagtttaaaattattattattttagtcACATGTATTAGCGTGGTGGGAAATATATCATAGAGTAGAATATGCGATTTCATAACTCACATGAGAGAGTTTGACGAGTCAATTTTGTTAAATGAATCTTCGACTCAATCtgatccatgaaaaaatattttgtttttatggtaaaaatattacttttcactTTTACTGTGAATcaaattgacccgtctcacgaaAAAAATACATGAGATCGTGTCACATAGATCCAATGATTTCATCTAATAAagaaacaaataatcaaaaaactagaataaaacatgtatttcaGAAATAGAAGTAATATATTCTTCCCGTCTCATTTATATATGCTACATTTTGTGTCCTAAATATAGTCACGTATCCATATTTAACCAcgaatctttcattttttttcctaatatacctctattttatttgtattcttgtaattaatcaactattgaaaagaaaacaaatcatttatataaacacttattaaataaatataaaattgaaaAGTTTTTTGTATGATTGATATTTTTAATGAATCTTTGAGATGTAAtgataaggcaaaaacttgtgtgagacggtctcacgggtcgtattttgtgagacagatatctaatttgggtcgtccatgaaagaatattattttttatgctaagattattattttttattgtgaatatcggtaaagttgaccgtctcacagataaagattcgtgagaccgtctcacaagagacctactcgacTAACAATACCGATaatttaaacaaataaaaaaatcttttaaaacaaattttggaatatattttctttctccAAATGGATCCAAATAAGTGTATTCGTTTTGATGAAAAAATCCTATAAATGGaaaaaaattaagttttttgtaattttcaaaatcgaATTTCCCTTTGGTCATAAAAAGAAATCGACTTTTCCCTTTTCCATTCTAAACCGTCCGCCAAGAAAACTCTCTGCCATGTGCCTCTCTCCTTGTATCAAAGGCGAAGCGCCAAACTTCTCCTCCTGCGTATACTCAAACCTATAGATACTAATTCATTTGCATACTCATATTTTGGCATAAGGGTCTGATTATCTGTAATTTTTTCGATGAAGGCTCCTTAGTTTCCCTCTTATCATTGATCCCTTCTGTTCAGGTACTTTCTTTGATGTTAATTCGAAAAATTCAATCTTTCTGCAAGTCCCGATGTTTGTGGGCTGTGTATGTATGTTCTACATTCAAAATATTCGCATTTGTTCAACGATTCTTGTtatattaattgaaaaatataatcTTTAGACTGCTGGCacttattatatgtttttttttacatctaaatacattttcttttctAAGGTGTTCTCCTTTGACATTATGCGGGGAAGTTTGTTTATTGGTTCATTCCTGCTATGTTTTCTAGCTTTTATTTGAATATTAAGTTGGAAATATTCGCATTCATTCAACACCACCTGTATTTCTTGAATTTTCGCCGATGCCTCTTTTTATTGTTTACTTATACCCCATTTAGTTTTTTATAACAATTTGACAACTTGTGCGTATTATACCTCTTTTTGTTACTTTTCTTTGGTACATAGAACAGTGTCAGTTCTTACTTTTGGGTGACTACTTGGAGTGCAgtggatatttaaaaataagggGTCAGTTATATAAATGTTTTTCCTTGCAGTTTTTAATCAAGGAGTGGAATGGAAGAGCCTGACCAGCTAAAAAGGGCTTTGATCGATGCTACTTCTGGTGCAATTTCCGGTGCCATTTCTAGAACTTTCACGTCGCCACTTGACGTAATCAAAATCAGGTTTCAGGTTAAGTTTTTCAActttaaatgttttttaaaaaaccttGTTTTGGTTAAAGAAGCTGAGATCTGAATGAATGGAATTGTTATTGAATATGATCTTACTGTATGTATTAATATGAGTTTGATTCTTATTTTATATTGGGTTGGAATTATGTTGATGATCAGATTGCTACTAGAGATGCAATGGTTGTTTCAACTTTCAACTGTCATGGATGAATTCTTCTTAAAGCATCCAATTATTATATGGCTTATGCTTGCGTGAATTTTAAGTGGCTGAATTTTCTCATGAAGCTTTCAAATACAGGTTCAATTAGAACCAACTACACAATGGGCTTTGCTTCGAGGAGATGCATATGGTACATCAAAATATTATAGTATGCTGCAAGCAACCAAGGACATATTTAGGGAGGAAGGATACCCGGTACAGCTTACTTGTTAATATGGAGATATTCAATATACCTCACTTGCAAATTAGATAGTGTTTGGATTAATGTGCGGAAGATATATCATCTTTCTGGATTGAAGTCTGTCGTTCAATTATTTCTCTCCATGAAGGCCTTTTTTTCCTTTGAAGGTGTTTGATGCTTTTTCTATGGTAAAAAAGtgttatttatatttgtatGGAGATATTGCGATGTAACAGGTGCATTAATTTCATATCACTTTTGTGTTTTTGCGTCATCTTTTATTTTATTCACACTTCATTATTTTGTGGCAGGGGTTTTGGAGGGGCAATGTTCCAGCCCTTCTTATGGTCATGCCATATACAGCTATTCAATTTACTGTTTTGCACAAATTGAAGACATTTGTATCTGGTTCCTCTAAAGAAGGTTAGCTACAATTCAGCTTGCTACATCTGAGAACTTGTTGTGATTAAACCTGCTCTCTTTATTGACACAGTTGTCCTGCATTCCATTTAGCTTGCTACAATTTAGTTTTACATTATATTCCGTTCTTGATTTCTTTTGCAGAAGACCATATTAATTCAAGCCCATATCTTTCTTACATTAGCGGGTCATTAGCAGGCTGTGCCGCCACCATTGGGTCATATCCGTTTGATCTTCTAAGAACCATATTAGCGTCACAGGGTGAGCCGAAGGTACATGGCCGCATGGACATTTTGACATCCAAATTCTAAAGCACTAACTTGAATGCCAGTATTTATTGTTTAAATGACATGGATATGGAATTTCTAGTAGTTCGGCTTTGCCTATTTGCAGGTTTATCCTAATATGCGGTCTGCATTTGTTAATACAATTGAAACCCGTGGCATTCGAGGGCTGTACACTGGATTGACGCCTACACTGGTTGAGATAATTCCTTACGCGGGGATGCAGTTTGGAACATATGATACGTTCAAACGTTGGACAATGGTGAACTTCTATTTCCATCTTCCATATAATGATTTTGGTTCCAGCCCACCCTCTCTCAGACGTATTCAGATAAAAAAGAGACAAACTGTAGTGATAGTTCCCGTTTTGAATCATTCCTCTTGAATGGGCATGGTTGATTATAGTGAGATATTACAGGTTTTTAATATCTGCATTTTTGCCTAAAATATGTGGTCATTAGATAATATGGTCAGATCATAACTGTGAGTAACGAGTATATTTATCAAATGAAACTCGTTATCTGTAGATTGTTATTTTGATATGTTAAAGAAATTAGAGCTCTCAAGTTATGGTGGTAGTATCTGATGTACTCATATCGAGGCTCATTATTTGTCTCTGTCTTCTTGTACTTTTGATTTCATTGAATGAGGCATCCATGTCACCAGTTCCATTTCCAAGATACGCTCTCAAATTGATACGATTTTTGTTCCACATTCTCTATAGGCTTGGAACCGGTACAGATCTTCCTATGCCAGCCAATCGGAGGATGCCCTGTCGAGCTTCCAGCTTTTCCTATGTGGATTGGCTGCTGGAACATGTGCTAAAGCTGT
This window of the Primulina tabacum isolate GXHZ01 chromosome 4, ASM2559414v2, whole genome shotgun sequence genome carries:
- the LOC142542035 gene encoding uncharacterized protein LOC142542035 produces the protein MRFEKIVGLDLVIPNEVSMDILLLSVPSSFDGFVVNFYMNKPEDSLEELFEEAVNVADIYGHLQELYGERTRPFRHVTVKKLMTSCLQEGASFHKLGVRMLIEKLVGLDLVFPSELSTDILLLSLMPSFYGFVVKFNMNKLETTFEELVNILTSYEAIIKKEKHVFLVDSSCGTKKGPQRKGKKSSTPSKKHKAKM
- the LOC142543357 gene encoding mitochondrial thiamine diphosphate carrier 2-like isoform X2; translated protein: MEEPDQLKRALIDATSGAISGAISRTFTSPLDVIKIRFQVQLEPTTQWALLRGDAYGTSKYYSMLQATKDIFREEGYPGFWRGNVPALLMVMPYTAIQFTVLHKLKTFVSGSSKEEDHINSSPYLSYISGSLAGCAATIGSYPFDLLRTILASQGEPKVYPNMRSAFVNTIETRGIRGLYTGLTPTLVEIIPYAGMQFGTYDTFKRWTMAWNRYRSSYASQSEDALSSFQLFLCGLAAGTCAKAVCHPLDVVKKRFQVCKDILDMELE
- the LOC142543357 gene encoding mitochondrial thiamine diphosphate carrier 2-like isoform X1 produces the protein MEEPDQLKRALIDATSGAISGAISRTFTSPLDVIKIRFQVQLEPTTQWALLRGDAYGTSKYYSMLQATKDIFREEGYPGFWRGNVPALLMVMPYTAIQFTVLHKLKTFVSGSSKEEDHINSSPYLSYISGSLAGCAATIGSYPFDLLRTILASQGEPKVYPNMRSAFVNTIETRGIRGLYTGLTPTLVEIIPYAGMQFGTYDTFKRWTMAWNRYRSSYASQSEDALSSFQLFLCGLAAGTCAKAVCHPLDVVKKRFQIVGLQRHPRYGARVEHQAYKNMSDALRQIFLAEGWAGLYKGIVPSVVKAAPAGAVTFVAYEFISHWLESIDT